From the Saccharomonospora marina XMU15 genome, the window GGGTATCGCCTCAACGTCGATGGTGGCAGCATGGACCCTTGGAGGTGGGCCGGTGAACGAGCACGACAAGCACGCGGCCGCGGTGCTGATCACCGAGGCGGCGCCGTCCCACGACGACCAGCTTGCCGCCCGCAAACGCAAGTACGCGCTGATGATGGGTATGCGGTTCCCCTTCCTCATCCTCGCGGGCGTCTTCTACCAGACGTGGTGGCTGGCACTGGCGTTGATCGTGTTGTCGGTGCCGCTGCCATGGATCGCGGTGCTGGTAGCCAACGACCGTCCGCCGCGCCGGTCGGAGAACGTGAGCCGCTACCGGCGCCACGGCAAGGCGATCGAGGGCAAACCCCACCGCGTCATCGAGTCCGAGTAGCGACCGTCCGCGCCAGGCGCGCCGAGTCCCGGCGGCCACGCGGGCGGTGTCAGCGCGCCAGTTCCACCGCCACCCGTGCGCCTAGTTCGGCGTTGGCCAGTACCAGCGCCTCGTTCGCCGCCAGGCTCGCGCCGCCGCTGGCGGCGTGGAAGTGTTCCAGCATCGCGGGGGTGACGTCCCCGCCGCGTACCCCGCCACCGGCCAGCAGTCGCAGCCCTTCGGCGAGCAGCCGGTCGTGCAGCTCCCGGTCCAGCTCGAACTCCGCAGGCACGGGGTTGGCCAGCAGCACCCCGGAGTCGCTGAACCTGCCGTGCGCGGCCACCACCCGAGCCACCTGCGCAGGCTCGTCCACCCGGTGCGGCACCGGCAGGCCGGAGGAGCGCAGGTAGAAGGCGGGGAAGTCGTCGGTCCGGTAGCCCAGCACCGGCACCGAACGGCTCTCCAGCACTTCCAGGGTCGCCGCGATGTCGAGGATCGACTTCATACCCGAGCACACCAGCAGCACCGGGGTGCTCGCGAGCACGCCGAGGTCGGCCGAGACGTCCCAGCTGACCGGCGTGCCCGGCAGCGGGTGGTGCACGCCGCCGACGCCACCGGTGGCGAACACGCCGATGCCCGCGGCCTCGGCGAGCACCGCCGTGCTCGCCACCGTGGTGGCTCCGCAGCCGCCCCGGGCCAGCGCGGGCCCGAGGTCACGCAGCGAGAGTTTTGCCAGGTCCTCGGTGCACACCCGTTCCAGCTGGGGCGCGGCCAACCCCACCAGCGCCTGCCCGTCCAGTACGGCCACCGTGGCGGGAACGGCGCCTGCCGCGCGCACGGTGTCCTCGATGCGAGCGGCCACCCTGAGGTTGTGCTGCTGCGGCAGGCCGTGCGCCAGCAGGGTGCTCTCGAGTGCTACGACGGGGCGGCGGTCGGCGAGCGCGTCGGCGACCTCGGCCGACATCGCGAGGTCGGCCGCGGGAAGGCTGGTCACGACAGAATCCTCGCCTATGCGACGGGTCGAGCGCGATGGGGCATCATTGGGTACGTGAGTACGCAGACGTTGCCTGAAGTCGACACCCGGCCAGAGGGTACCGAGACCACCGACGACGACGCGCCGAAGATGTTCCACTACGTGCGTAAGAACAAGATCGCCGAAAGCGCGGTCATGGGCACGCACGTGGTGGCGTTGTGTGGCGAGGTCTTCCCGGTGACCAAGTCCCCGAAGCCGGGCTCCCCCGTGTGCCCTGACTGCAAGCGGATCTACGAGAACCTGCCGCCCGGAGGCGAGTAGTCGGTCTCGTCCTGCGGTTCGGGTCGCCGTCGCTGCCACGACGGCTGCTCGCCCGCTGAGCGGTCCGGCTCGCCGGACCGCTCGGGTTGGCGGTCCTCGCCATGGTCCTCCTCGCCACCGCCGCGGTCACCGCCGTCACCGTGGTTACCGCCGTCGATGGGCTCGGTGGGCTCGGTGCCGGCTTCGTCGCTGCTGCCGTCGTCGGGCCTGCGTTGCCTGCGTAGCGGCATCGTGGTGCGTTGCCACAGGCCGCCTTCACCATCCTCGGTGCGCAGCCGCTCGTTGGCCCTGACCATCTCCAGTCGCCGCCACTTGCGCCGCTGCCTGCGGGTCATCCGTGCGGGCCACAGTTCCTGGATGGCGCTGTTGAAGTACGCCCCTGCCACGATCGCCAGCCCGATGAAGAACGTGAACAGCAGGAACGCGATGGGTGTGGCCAGCGCGCCGTAGGTGTAGCCGGTGGTGGTGATCCAGCTGATGTAGAAGCGCAGGCCGACACTGGAAAGCAGGAAGATCACCATCGCGAGGCCCGCGCCGGGCAGTCCCCGGTGCCACGGCAGTTTGCGTGGCAACGCCACCTTGTACAGGGTCGCCAGCGCGAGCACCAGCAGCACCCCAACGGTCGGGTAGTACAGCGCACCGACCCACGAGGCGATCATGGGCTGCCAGTCGGCGGGGAAGAATTCCGGCAGCAGATTGGGGCCGATCGCGATGATCGGCAGGCCGATCACCAACAGCACCAGGCTCGCCAGGTAGAGCAGCAGCGCGAAGATCCGCTGCCAGACCTCGTTGCGTACGCCGTACTGGTCGTGTGCCACCGTGATCGCGTCCACGAACGACGACATCGCCGACGAGCCCGCCCACAGCGAGATCAGGAAGCCGACGGAGACGATCTCGCCCTTTCCTGTGGTCAGTATGTCGTCCACGGTCGGCTCGATGATCTGGTTCACCACGCTGCCGCTGAAGACCGTCTCGGAGAAGCCGATGATCTGGTCGTGGACCTCGGTCACGACGGCCTCGCCGAACCAGTCGCCGAGGAATCCGACGCTGCCGAGCAGACCGAGCAGCAGCGGTGGCAGCGAGAGCGTCTGCCAGAACGCGGCCTCGGCGGCCTCCGAGAAGATGTTGCCGCTCCAGGCCTTGCTGAGCGTGCGGCGCACGAGGCGCAGGGGGACCTTGCGCCTGGCCTGCCGCGCGGATGCGCGGTCGTCCTCACCGTCCGTCATGCCGCCGCCTCGGTGTCGATCTCGCCCTCAAGCATGGTGCATGGACAGGTCCACGCCGCTGCTGGCCCCTGGCGTGTCCAACGCCGCGCGCCGTCGGACCCAACGGGTACCCTTTGCCACGCGCCCTCACCGCGCACCCGGCATGGGCGCCGGGTCGCCGTCGTGGGGGCCTTCGTGTGTCCGTGTGGTTCGTGAGGAGTTGGAGCGTCGGTGTCGGATACGGCCCAGGCCCGGCAGGGGTTCGCCGCACCCGAGCCGGAGCACGACGCGACCGCCCGGCCGCTGCGCGCATGGCAGCGGCGGGCGCTCACCAAGTACCTGACGCGCAAGCCGAAGGACTTCCTCGCCGTCGCAACCCCCGGTGCAGGCAAGACGGTGTTCGGCCTGCGGGTCGCCGCGGAGCTGCTTTCCGATCGCACGGTCGAGGCGATCACCATCGTGACCCCGACCGAGCACCTCAAACACCAGTGGGCGGGCGCCGCCGCTGCGGCGGGAATCGCGATCGACTCCAACTTCCGCAACACCACGGGTGTCACCTCCTCCGACTACCAGGGTGTCGCGCTCACCTACGCGCAGGTGGCCGCTCATCCGACCATGCACAGGGTGCGCACGGAGAAC encodes:
- a CDS encoding DUF3099 domain-containing protein, whose protein sequence is MNEHDKHAAAVLITEAAPSHDDQLAARKRKYALMMGMRFPFLILAGVFYQTWWLALALIVLSVPLPWIAVLVANDRPPRRSENVSRYRRHGKAIEGKPHRVIESE
- a CDS encoding pseudouridine-5'-phosphate glycosidase, translating into MSAEVADALADRRPVVALESTLLAHGLPQQHNLRVAARIEDTVRAAGAVPATVAVLDGQALVGLAAPQLERVCTEDLAKLSLRDLGPALARGGCGATTVASTAVLAEAAGIGVFATGGVGGVHHPLPGTPVSWDVSADLGVLASTPVLLVCSGMKSILDIAATLEVLESRSVPVLGYRTDDFPAFYLRSSGLPVPHRVDEPAQVARVVAAHGRFSDSGVLLANPVPAEFELDRELHDRLLAEGLRLLAGGGVRGGDVTPAMLEHFHAASGGASLAANEALVLANAELGARVAVELAR
- a CDS encoding DUF3039 domain-containing protein translates to MSTQTLPEVDTRPEGTETTDDDAPKMFHYVRKNKIAESAVMGTHVVALCGEVFPVTKSPKPGSPVCPDCKRIYENLPPGGE
- a CDS encoding YihY/virulence factor BrkB family protein, which encodes MTDGEDDRASARQARRKVPLRLVRRTLSKAWSGNIFSEAAEAAFWQTLSLPPLLLGLLGSVGFLGDWFGEAVVTEVHDQIIGFSETVFSGSVVNQIIEPTVDDILTTGKGEIVSVGFLISLWAGSSAMSSFVDAITVAHDQYGVRNEVWQRIFALLLYLASLVLLVIGLPIIAIGPNLLPEFFPADWQPMIASWVGALYYPTVGVLLVLALATLYKVALPRKLPWHRGLPGAGLAMVIFLLSSVGLRFYISWITTTGYTYGALATPIAFLLFTFFIGLAIVAGAYFNSAIQELWPARMTRRQRRKWRRLEMVRANERLRTEDGEGGLWQRTTMPLRRQRRPDDGSSDEAGTEPTEPIDGGNHGDGGDRGGGEEDHGEDRQPERSGEPDRSAGEQPSWQRRRPEPQDETDYSPPGGRFS